The following are encoded in a window of Carya illinoinensis cultivar Pawnee chromosome 15, C.illinoinensisPawnee_v1, whole genome shotgun sequence genomic DNA:
- the LOC122297073 gene encoding disease resistance protein Roq1-like isoform X2, with the protein MTNRDVFLSFRGEDTRNNFTVHLYQALDRIGINTYKDDKELSKGEEISPALLKAIEESKISIVIFSENYASSTWCLDELLKILECKESKQQKVLAVYYKVEPSTVRHQNGSFKEAFAKHEKKFDEAKVQRWKTALNQTAGLCGFHLKINEDEYEFIQKIVKEVSTTLPKHFDLHVAKFPVGIKSRVEDINKLLCIEENDIRMIGIFGVGGIGKTTIANEMYNCITDRFEGSCFLANVRESSKQDQGGLVKLQQTILSDILKDSSLKASNVYQGINLIMKRLCHKRILLVLDDVDCLDQLDKLCGSCDWFGSGSRIIITTRDEGLLTKHHVDFKYHTKVMEHHEARQLFIKHAFKSGKLDDGFADVIELALKCAAGLPLALKIIGSNLCGQDIKFWKSELKEYKRVQEHDIYEKLKISYDGLDDRTKKIFLDIACFFKGRNREYVTLILDGCGFNAYAGIKKLNDKCLITIDEDDKLMMHDLLEDMGKEIVRQEAPEEPGKRSRLYSYEDVREVLERNKGTEQIEGILINFPSWEDSTIRLDSDVFAKMEKLRILKLTYFFGHLDDCDGFFCDGLNYLSNELRVLHWPKCPLLSLPSNFHGEKLIDFDIRGSKIRDLGTRLQPKNLTSIDLTFCDDLTNIPDLSSCSNLEELIFDYCGSLVEVHDSVGFLKKLVKLSFKGCFSLKKLPRSFKLISLKVLDLEGCTSLEYFPEIECKMEHLEYLSLECTEIQELPSSITYFTGLNRLFIDACDNFVHFPVNIFQLEHLQEVSITGCPNFVNFGKEVGHNEQFVPCTQDNEISSSMEPRESNNLFRTFNFSSSLWTLDLSGSAIVSLPPCIERFVGLSRLLLSYCEQLEQILHLPPNIKWVEAMGCESLERFPHVSTESSFGILGLKRLTRIDLSECNKVEVDVGNHAPDPLLVQERFREKDSSTIIYPGSRIPEWFKYCKETTSLSKSIEVEMDHNASMCFGHQIVALVLCFVVGPIEEGTMRCFTISINGRQSGIDNTWLWNSLDAHHVCLRYIAGNSIDEILSRSYREGNNNMRFTFEGDRKKALLKSVGVHLIYRNDNFINPIQLSKRYQDDGEHDLAPDWNPQEKRQSSTTRIMEFNDANDDLIIEDLDLELRLGKESKLRKESKLGERTAMVQRPQRICF; encoded by the exons ATGACTAATCGCGATGTATTCTTAAGCTTTCGCGGAGAGGATACTCGCAATAATTTCACTGTTCATCTTTACCAAGCATTGGATCGAATTGGAATCAACACTTACAAAGATGACAAGGAGCTGAGTAAAGGTGAAGAAATTTCACCGGCACTTTTAAAGGCCATTGAAGAGTCAAAGATTTCGATCGTAATATTTTCTGAAAACTATGCGTCATCGACGTGGTGTTTGGATGAGCTGTTGAAGATCCTAGAGTGTAAAGAATCAAAGCAACAGAAGGTTCTAGCAGTGTATTACAAAGTCGAGCCATCGACAGTACGACACCAAAATGGAAGTTTTAAAGAAGCGTTCGCTAAACATGAAAAAAAGTTCGATGAAGCTAAAGTTCAGAGGTGGAAGACTGCCTTAAATCAAACTGCCGGGCTATGCGGTTTTCATTTGAAGATCAACGA GGACGAATATGAGTTTATCCAAAAGATTGTTAAAGAGGTCTCAACAACCTTACCAAAACATTTTGACTTGCATGTTGCCAAGTTTCCGGTGGGAATAAAGTCTCGAGTAGAAGATATTAACAAGCTATTATGTATTGAGGAGAATGACATACGCATGATAGGGATTTTCGGTGTTGGTGGAATTGGAAAAACAACTATTGCAAATGAGATGTATAACTGCATTACTGATCGATTTGAAGGTAGCTGTTTTCTTGCAAATGTTAGGGAATCTTCAAAACAAGATCAAGGTGGTCTCGTAAAGTTGCAACAGACAATTCTTTCTGACATTCTTAAAGATTCAAGTTTGAAAGCTAGTAATGTCTATCAAGGAATCAATTTGATAATGAAGAGACTTTGCCATAAAAGAATTCTTTTGGTTCTTGATGATGTCGATTGTTTGGACCAATTAGACAAATTATGTGGAAGTTGCGATTGGTTTGGTTCTGGTAGTCGAATCATCATAACAACAAGGGATGAGGGTTTACTAACTAAGCATCATGTTGATTTCAAATATCATACGAAGGTAATGGAACACCATGAAGCTCGTCAGCTCTTTATCAAGCATGCCTTCAAAAGTGGCAAACTAGATGATGGTTTTGCGGATGTCATAGAACTTGCACTAAAGTGTGCTGCCGGCCTTCCACTTGCTTTAAAAATAATAGGCTCAAATCTATGTGGACAAGATATAAAGTTTTGGAAAAGTGAATTGAAAGAGTACAAAAGAGTTCAAGAACATGATATCTAcgaaaaactcaaaataagtTACGATGGATTAGATGATCGTACAAAAAAGATTTTTCTtgacattgcatgtttctttaaaGGACGCAATAGAGAATATGTCACTCTGATTCTGGATGGTTGTGGTTTCAATGCCTATGCTGGTATCAAAAAGCTCAATGATAAATGTCTCATAACTATTGATGAAGATGATAAACTCATGATGCATGACTTATTAGAAGATATGGGTAAAGAAATTGTCCGACAAGAAGCACCTGAAGAACCTGGCAAGCGGAGTAGATTATACTCTTATGAAGATGTTCGTGAAGTACTTGAAAGAAATAAG GGAACAGAACAAATTGAAGGCATATTGATCAATTTTCCTTCTTGGGAGGACAGTACGATACGTTTGGATTCTGATGTGTTTGCAAAAATGGAAAAACTCAGAATATTAAAACTTACATACTTCTTTGGCCACCTTGACGACTGTGACGGCTTTTTTTGTGATGGATTGAATTATCTCTCTAATGAGTTAAGAGTTCTTCATTGGCCCAAATGTCCTTTGCTCTCTTTGCCATCTAATTTTCATGGAGAGAAACTCATTGATTTCGATATCCGAGGAAGCAAAATTAGAGATTTAGGCACGAGATTGCAACCTAAG AACTTAACAAGTATAGACCTCACTTTCTGTGATGACTTGACAAATATACCGGAtctttcaagttgctcaaatctAGAGGAGTTGATTTTTGATTATTGTGGAAGTTTAGTTGAGGTTCATGATTCTGTTGGATTTTTGAAAAAGCTtgttaaattgagttttaaagGATGTTTCAGCCTAAAGAAGTTGCCAAGAAGCTTCAAGTTGATATCTCTAAAAGTACTTGACCTTGAAGGTTGTACAAGCCTTGAATACTTTCCTGAAATTGAGTGTAAAATGGAACATTTGGAGTATCTCTCGTTAGAATGCACAGAAATACAGGAGCTACCTTCATCCATTACATACTTCACTGGGCTCAATAGGTTATTTATAGATGCTTGCGACAACTTTGTGCATTTTCCAGTAAACATTTTTCAGTTGGAACATCTACAGGAGGTTTCCATCACTGGTTGtccaaattttgtaaattttggaaaggaGGTGGGGCATAATGAACAATTCGTGCCATGTACACAGGACAATGAAATTTCATCAAGTATGGAACCTCgagaatcaaataatttatttaggaCATTTAATTTCTCATCCAGTTTGTGGACTTTAGATCTATCTGGTAGTGCTATTGTTAGCCTTCCTCCATGCATCGAAAGATTTGTTGGATTGTCTAGACTATTGTTGAGCTACTGTGAGCAACTTGAACAAATTCTAcaccttccaccaaatataaAATGGGTAGAGGCTATGGGATGCGAGTCATTGGAACGCTTTCCTCATGTATCGACAGAATCTTCATTCGGTATACTCGGCTTAAAACGGTTAACAAGGATTGACTTATCGGAATGCAATAAAGTGGAAGTGGATGTAGGGAATCATGCACCAGATCCATTATTGGTACAG GAACGCTTTCGGGAGAAAGATTCAAGTACGATTATATATCCAGGAAGTAGGATTCCAGAGTGGTTCAAGTATTGCAAGGAGACTACTTCATTAAGTAAATCTATTGAAGTAGAAATGGATCATAATGCGTCCATGTGTTTTGGGCATCAGATCGTGGCAttagttttgtgttttgttgtgGGACCTATTGAAGAAGGGACTATGCGGTGTTTTACTATCTCAATAAACGGCCGGCAGAGTGGAATTGATAATACGTGGTTATGGAATTCATTGGACGCACATCATGTATGTCTAAGATACATAGCTGGAAATTCTATTGATGAGATTCTGTCAAGAAGTTACAGGGAGGGGAACAATAATATGAGGTTTACATTTGAAGGTGATAggaagaaagcacttttaaaaaGTGTCGGAGTCCATCTAATATACAGGAATGACAATTTCATTAATCCtattcaactttcaaagagATACCAAGATGATGGTGAGCATGACTTGGCACCCGATTGGAACCCACAAGAGAAGCGGCAATCTTCAACCACGAGAATTATGGAATTCAACGATGCTAATGATGATTTAATTATTGAGGATTTGGATTTAGAACTTCGACTTGG AAAGGAATCGAAGTTGCGGAAGGAATCAAAGTTGGGGGAAAGAACCGCAATG GTTCAAAGGCCtcaaagaatatgtttttag
- the LOC122297073 gene encoding disease resistance protein Roq1-like isoform X5, producing MTNRDVFLSFRGEDTRNNFTVHLYQALDRIGINTYKDDKELSKGEEISPALLKAIEESKISIVIFSENYASSTWCLDELLKILECKESKQQKVLAVYYKVEPSTVRHQNGSFKEAFAKHEKKFDEAKVQRWKTALNQTAGLCGFHLKINEDEYEFIQKIVKEVSTTLPKHFDLHVAKFPVGIKSRVEDINKLLCIEENDIRMIGIFGVGGIGKTTIANEMYNCITDRFEGSCFLANVRESSKQDQGGLVKLQQTILSDILKDSSLKASNVYQGINLIMKRLCHKRILLVLDDVDCLDQLDKLCGSCDWFGSGSRIIITTRDEGLLTKHHVDFKYHTKVMEHHEARQLFIKHAFKSGKLDDGFADVIELALKCAAGLPLALKIIGSNLCGQDIKFWKSELKEYKRVQEHDIYEKLKISYDGLDDRTKKIFLDIACFFKGRNREYVTLILDGCGFNAYAGIKKLNDKCLITIDEDDKLMMHDLLEDMGKEIVRQEAPEEPGKRSRLYSYEDVREVLERNKGTEQIEGILINFPSWEDSTIRLDSDVFAKMEKLRILKLTYFFGHLDDCDGFFCDGLNYLSNELRVLHWPKCPLLSLPSNFHGEKLIDFDIRGSKIRDLGTRLQPKNLTSIDLTFCDDLTNIPDLSSCSNLEELIFDYCGSLVEVHDSVGFLKKLVKLSFKGCFSLKKLPRSFKLISLKVLDLEGCTSLEYFPEIECKMEHLEYLSLECTEIQELPSSITYFTGLNRLFIDACDNFVHFPVNIFQLEHLQEVSITGCPNFVNFGKEVGHNEQFVPCTQDNEISSSMEPRESNNLFRTFNFSSSLWTLDLSGSAIVSLPPCIERFVGLSRLLLSYCEQLEQILHLPPNIKWVEAMGCESLERFPHVSTESSFGILGLKRLTRIDLSECNKVEVDVGNHAPDPLLVQERFREKDSSTIIYPGSRIPEWFKYCKETTSLSKSIEVEMDHNASMCFGHQIVALVLCFVVGPIEEGTMRCFTISINGRQSGIDNTWLWNSLDAHHVCLRYIAGNSIDEILSRSYREGNNNMRFTFEGDRKKALLKSVGVHLIYRNDNFINPIQLSKRYQDDGEHDLAPDWNPQEKRQSSTTRIMEFNDANDDLIIEDLDLELRLGN from the exons ATGACTAATCGCGATGTATTCTTAAGCTTTCGCGGAGAGGATACTCGCAATAATTTCACTGTTCATCTTTACCAAGCATTGGATCGAATTGGAATCAACACTTACAAAGATGACAAGGAGCTGAGTAAAGGTGAAGAAATTTCACCGGCACTTTTAAAGGCCATTGAAGAGTCAAAGATTTCGATCGTAATATTTTCTGAAAACTATGCGTCATCGACGTGGTGTTTGGATGAGCTGTTGAAGATCCTAGAGTGTAAAGAATCAAAGCAACAGAAGGTTCTAGCAGTGTATTACAAAGTCGAGCCATCGACAGTACGACACCAAAATGGAAGTTTTAAAGAAGCGTTCGCTAAACATGAAAAAAAGTTCGATGAAGCTAAAGTTCAGAGGTGGAAGACTGCCTTAAATCAAACTGCCGGGCTATGCGGTTTTCATTTGAAGATCAACGA GGACGAATATGAGTTTATCCAAAAGATTGTTAAAGAGGTCTCAACAACCTTACCAAAACATTTTGACTTGCATGTTGCCAAGTTTCCGGTGGGAATAAAGTCTCGAGTAGAAGATATTAACAAGCTATTATGTATTGAGGAGAATGACATACGCATGATAGGGATTTTCGGTGTTGGTGGAATTGGAAAAACAACTATTGCAAATGAGATGTATAACTGCATTACTGATCGATTTGAAGGTAGCTGTTTTCTTGCAAATGTTAGGGAATCTTCAAAACAAGATCAAGGTGGTCTCGTAAAGTTGCAACAGACAATTCTTTCTGACATTCTTAAAGATTCAAGTTTGAAAGCTAGTAATGTCTATCAAGGAATCAATTTGATAATGAAGAGACTTTGCCATAAAAGAATTCTTTTGGTTCTTGATGATGTCGATTGTTTGGACCAATTAGACAAATTATGTGGAAGTTGCGATTGGTTTGGTTCTGGTAGTCGAATCATCATAACAACAAGGGATGAGGGTTTACTAACTAAGCATCATGTTGATTTCAAATATCATACGAAGGTAATGGAACACCATGAAGCTCGTCAGCTCTTTATCAAGCATGCCTTCAAAAGTGGCAAACTAGATGATGGTTTTGCGGATGTCATAGAACTTGCACTAAAGTGTGCTGCCGGCCTTCCACTTGCTTTAAAAATAATAGGCTCAAATCTATGTGGACAAGATATAAAGTTTTGGAAAAGTGAATTGAAAGAGTACAAAAGAGTTCAAGAACATGATATCTAcgaaaaactcaaaataagtTACGATGGATTAGATGATCGTACAAAAAAGATTTTTCTtgacattgcatgtttctttaaaGGACGCAATAGAGAATATGTCACTCTGATTCTGGATGGTTGTGGTTTCAATGCCTATGCTGGTATCAAAAAGCTCAATGATAAATGTCTCATAACTATTGATGAAGATGATAAACTCATGATGCATGACTTATTAGAAGATATGGGTAAAGAAATTGTCCGACAAGAAGCACCTGAAGAACCTGGCAAGCGGAGTAGATTATACTCTTATGAAGATGTTCGTGAAGTACTTGAAAGAAATAAG GGAACAGAACAAATTGAAGGCATATTGATCAATTTTCCTTCTTGGGAGGACAGTACGATACGTTTGGATTCTGATGTGTTTGCAAAAATGGAAAAACTCAGAATATTAAAACTTACATACTTCTTTGGCCACCTTGACGACTGTGACGGCTTTTTTTGTGATGGATTGAATTATCTCTCTAATGAGTTAAGAGTTCTTCATTGGCCCAAATGTCCTTTGCTCTCTTTGCCATCTAATTTTCATGGAGAGAAACTCATTGATTTCGATATCCGAGGAAGCAAAATTAGAGATTTAGGCACGAGATTGCAACCTAAG AACTTAACAAGTATAGACCTCACTTTCTGTGATGACTTGACAAATATACCGGAtctttcaagttgctcaaatctAGAGGAGTTGATTTTTGATTATTGTGGAAGTTTAGTTGAGGTTCATGATTCTGTTGGATTTTTGAAAAAGCTtgttaaattgagttttaaagGATGTTTCAGCCTAAAGAAGTTGCCAAGAAGCTTCAAGTTGATATCTCTAAAAGTACTTGACCTTGAAGGTTGTACAAGCCTTGAATACTTTCCTGAAATTGAGTGTAAAATGGAACATTTGGAGTATCTCTCGTTAGAATGCACAGAAATACAGGAGCTACCTTCATCCATTACATACTTCACTGGGCTCAATAGGTTATTTATAGATGCTTGCGACAACTTTGTGCATTTTCCAGTAAACATTTTTCAGTTGGAACATCTACAGGAGGTTTCCATCACTGGTTGtccaaattttgtaaattttggaaaggaGGTGGGGCATAATGAACAATTCGTGCCATGTACACAGGACAATGAAATTTCATCAAGTATGGAACCTCgagaatcaaataatttatttaggaCATTTAATTTCTCATCCAGTTTGTGGACTTTAGATCTATCTGGTAGTGCTATTGTTAGCCTTCCTCCATGCATCGAAAGATTTGTTGGATTGTCTAGACTATTGTTGAGCTACTGTGAGCAACTTGAACAAATTCTAcaccttccaccaaatataaAATGGGTAGAGGCTATGGGATGCGAGTCATTGGAACGCTTTCCTCATGTATCGACAGAATCTTCATTCGGTATACTCGGCTTAAAACGGTTAACAAGGATTGACTTATCGGAATGCAATAAAGTGGAAGTGGATGTAGGGAATCATGCACCAGATCCATTATTGGTACAG GAACGCTTTCGGGAGAAAGATTCAAGTACGATTATATATCCAGGAAGTAGGATTCCAGAGTGGTTCAAGTATTGCAAGGAGACTACTTCATTAAGTAAATCTATTGAAGTAGAAATGGATCATAATGCGTCCATGTGTTTTGGGCATCAGATCGTGGCAttagttttgtgttttgttgtgGGACCTATTGAAGAAGGGACTATGCGGTGTTTTACTATCTCAATAAACGGCCGGCAGAGTGGAATTGATAATACGTGGTTATGGAATTCATTGGACGCACATCATGTATGTCTAAGATACATAGCTGGAAATTCTATTGATGAGATTCTGTCAAGAAGTTACAGGGAGGGGAACAATAATATGAGGTTTACATTTGAAGGTGATAggaagaaagcacttttaaaaaGTGTCGGAGTCCATCTAATATACAGGAATGACAATTTCATTAATCCtattcaactttcaaagagATACCAAGATGATGGTGAGCATGACTTGGCACCCGATTGGAACCCACAAGAGAAGCGGCAATCTTCAACCACGAGAATTATGGAATTCAACGATGCTAATGATGATTTAATTATTGAGGATTTGGATTTAGAACTTCGACTTGG GAATTGA
- the LOC122297073 gene encoding disease resistance protein Roq1-like isoform X1, whose amino-acid sequence MTNRDVFLSFRGEDTRNNFTVHLYQALDRIGINTYKDDKELSKGEEISPALLKAIEESKISIVIFSENYASSTWCLDELLKILECKESKQQKVLAVYYKVEPSTVRHQNGSFKEAFAKHEKKFDEAKVQRWKTALNQTAGLCGFHLKINEDEYEFIQKIVKEVSTTLPKHFDLHVAKFPVGIKSRVEDINKLLCIEENDIRMIGIFGVGGIGKTTIANEMYNCITDRFEGSCFLANVRESSKQDQGGLVKLQQTILSDILKDSSLKASNVYQGINLIMKRLCHKRILLVLDDVDCLDQLDKLCGSCDWFGSGSRIIITTRDEGLLTKHHVDFKYHTKVMEHHEARQLFIKHAFKSGKLDDGFADVIELALKCAAGLPLALKIIGSNLCGQDIKFWKSELKEYKRVQEHDIYEKLKISYDGLDDRTKKIFLDIACFFKGRNREYVTLILDGCGFNAYAGIKKLNDKCLITIDEDDKLMMHDLLEDMGKEIVRQEAPEEPGKRSRLYSYEDVREVLERNKGTEQIEGILINFPSWEDSTIRLDSDVFAKMEKLRILKLTYFFGHLDDCDGFFCDGLNYLSNELRVLHWPKCPLLSLPSNFHGEKLIDFDIRGSKIRDLGTRLQPKNLTSIDLTFCDDLTNIPDLSSCSNLEELIFDYCGSLVEVHDSVGFLKKLVKLSFKGCFSLKKLPRSFKLISLKVLDLEGCTSLEYFPEIECKMEHLEYLSLECTEIQELPSSITYFTGLNRLFIDACDNFVHFPVNIFQLEHLQEVSITGCPNFVNFGKEVGHNEQFVPCTQDNEISSSMEPRESNNLFRTFNFSSSLWTLDLSGSAIVSLPPCIERFVGLSRLLLSYCEQLEQILHLPPNIKWVEAMGCESLERFPHVSTESSFGILGLKRLTRIDLSECNKVEVDVGNHAPDPLLVQERFREKDSSTIIYPGSRIPEWFKYCKETTSLSKSIEVEMDHNASMCFGHQIVALVLCFVVGPIEEGTMRCFTISINGRQSGIDNTWLWNSLDAHHVCLRYIAGNSIDEILSRSYREGNNNMRFTFEGDRKKALLKSVGVHLIYRNDNFINPIQLSKRYQDDGEHDLAPDWNPQEKRQSSTTRIMEFNDANDDLIIEDLDLELRLGKESKLRKESKLGERTAMDACGICSKVISSTTSLEFQYIY is encoded by the exons ATGACTAATCGCGATGTATTCTTAAGCTTTCGCGGAGAGGATACTCGCAATAATTTCACTGTTCATCTTTACCAAGCATTGGATCGAATTGGAATCAACACTTACAAAGATGACAAGGAGCTGAGTAAAGGTGAAGAAATTTCACCGGCACTTTTAAAGGCCATTGAAGAGTCAAAGATTTCGATCGTAATATTTTCTGAAAACTATGCGTCATCGACGTGGTGTTTGGATGAGCTGTTGAAGATCCTAGAGTGTAAAGAATCAAAGCAACAGAAGGTTCTAGCAGTGTATTACAAAGTCGAGCCATCGACAGTACGACACCAAAATGGAAGTTTTAAAGAAGCGTTCGCTAAACATGAAAAAAAGTTCGATGAAGCTAAAGTTCAGAGGTGGAAGACTGCCTTAAATCAAACTGCCGGGCTATGCGGTTTTCATTTGAAGATCAACGA GGACGAATATGAGTTTATCCAAAAGATTGTTAAAGAGGTCTCAACAACCTTACCAAAACATTTTGACTTGCATGTTGCCAAGTTTCCGGTGGGAATAAAGTCTCGAGTAGAAGATATTAACAAGCTATTATGTATTGAGGAGAATGACATACGCATGATAGGGATTTTCGGTGTTGGTGGAATTGGAAAAACAACTATTGCAAATGAGATGTATAACTGCATTACTGATCGATTTGAAGGTAGCTGTTTTCTTGCAAATGTTAGGGAATCTTCAAAACAAGATCAAGGTGGTCTCGTAAAGTTGCAACAGACAATTCTTTCTGACATTCTTAAAGATTCAAGTTTGAAAGCTAGTAATGTCTATCAAGGAATCAATTTGATAATGAAGAGACTTTGCCATAAAAGAATTCTTTTGGTTCTTGATGATGTCGATTGTTTGGACCAATTAGACAAATTATGTGGAAGTTGCGATTGGTTTGGTTCTGGTAGTCGAATCATCATAACAACAAGGGATGAGGGTTTACTAACTAAGCATCATGTTGATTTCAAATATCATACGAAGGTAATGGAACACCATGAAGCTCGTCAGCTCTTTATCAAGCATGCCTTCAAAAGTGGCAAACTAGATGATGGTTTTGCGGATGTCATAGAACTTGCACTAAAGTGTGCTGCCGGCCTTCCACTTGCTTTAAAAATAATAGGCTCAAATCTATGTGGACAAGATATAAAGTTTTGGAAAAGTGAATTGAAAGAGTACAAAAGAGTTCAAGAACATGATATCTAcgaaaaactcaaaataagtTACGATGGATTAGATGATCGTACAAAAAAGATTTTTCTtgacattgcatgtttctttaaaGGACGCAATAGAGAATATGTCACTCTGATTCTGGATGGTTGTGGTTTCAATGCCTATGCTGGTATCAAAAAGCTCAATGATAAATGTCTCATAACTATTGATGAAGATGATAAACTCATGATGCATGACTTATTAGAAGATATGGGTAAAGAAATTGTCCGACAAGAAGCACCTGAAGAACCTGGCAAGCGGAGTAGATTATACTCTTATGAAGATGTTCGTGAAGTACTTGAAAGAAATAAG GGAACAGAACAAATTGAAGGCATATTGATCAATTTTCCTTCTTGGGAGGACAGTACGATACGTTTGGATTCTGATGTGTTTGCAAAAATGGAAAAACTCAGAATATTAAAACTTACATACTTCTTTGGCCACCTTGACGACTGTGACGGCTTTTTTTGTGATGGATTGAATTATCTCTCTAATGAGTTAAGAGTTCTTCATTGGCCCAAATGTCCTTTGCTCTCTTTGCCATCTAATTTTCATGGAGAGAAACTCATTGATTTCGATATCCGAGGAAGCAAAATTAGAGATTTAGGCACGAGATTGCAACCTAAG AACTTAACAAGTATAGACCTCACTTTCTGTGATGACTTGACAAATATACCGGAtctttcaagttgctcaaatctAGAGGAGTTGATTTTTGATTATTGTGGAAGTTTAGTTGAGGTTCATGATTCTGTTGGATTTTTGAAAAAGCTtgttaaattgagttttaaagGATGTTTCAGCCTAAAGAAGTTGCCAAGAAGCTTCAAGTTGATATCTCTAAAAGTACTTGACCTTGAAGGTTGTACAAGCCTTGAATACTTTCCTGAAATTGAGTGTAAAATGGAACATTTGGAGTATCTCTCGTTAGAATGCACAGAAATACAGGAGCTACCTTCATCCATTACATACTTCACTGGGCTCAATAGGTTATTTATAGATGCTTGCGACAACTTTGTGCATTTTCCAGTAAACATTTTTCAGTTGGAACATCTACAGGAGGTTTCCATCACTGGTTGtccaaattttgtaaattttggaaaggaGGTGGGGCATAATGAACAATTCGTGCCATGTACACAGGACAATGAAATTTCATCAAGTATGGAACCTCgagaatcaaataatttatttaggaCATTTAATTTCTCATCCAGTTTGTGGACTTTAGATCTATCTGGTAGTGCTATTGTTAGCCTTCCTCCATGCATCGAAAGATTTGTTGGATTGTCTAGACTATTGTTGAGCTACTGTGAGCAACTTGAACAAATTCTAcaccttccaccaaatataaAATGGGTAGAGGCTATGGGATGCGAGTCATTGGAACGCTTTCCTCATGTATCGACAGAATCTTCATTCGGTATACTCGGCTTAAAACGGTTAACAAGGATTGACTTATCGGAATGCAATAAAGTGGAAGTGGATGTAGGGAATCATGCACCAGATCCATTATTGGTACAG GAACGCTTTCGGGAGAAAGATTCAAGTACGATTATATATCCAGGAAGTAGGATTCCAGAGTGGTTCAAGTATTGCAAGGAGACTACTTCATTAAGTAAATCTATTGAAGTAGAAATGGATCATAATGCGTCCATGTGTTTTGGGCATCAGATCGTGGCAttagttttgtgttttgttgtgGGACCTATTGAAGAAGGGACTATGCGGTGTTTTACTATCTCAATAAACGGCCGGCAGAGTGGAATTGATAATACGTGGTTATGGAATTCATTGGACGCACATCATGTATGTCTAAGATACATAGCTGGAAATTCTATTGATGAGATTCTGTCAAGAAGTTACAGGGAGGGGAACAATAATATGAGGTTTACATTTGAAGGTGATAggaagaaagcacttttaaaaaGTGTCGGAGTCCATCTAATATACAGGAATGACAATTTCATTAATCCtattcaactttcaaagagATACCAAGATGATGGTGAGCATGACTTGGCACCCGATTGGAACCCACAAGAGAAGCGGCAATCTTCAACCACGAGAATTATGGAATTCAACGATGCTAATGATGATTTAATTATTGAGGATTTGGATTTAGAACTTCGACTTGG AAAGGAATCGAAGTTGCGGAAGGAATCAAAGTTGGGGGAAAGAACCGCAATG GATGCTTGTGGAATTTGCAGCAAAGTAATCTCCTCGACCACTTCACTAGAATTTcagtacatatattaa